The sequence tttttggacacatttttacagttttttgacacaaatttgttaaaattgtttttatggGTTATTCcttccacctgacaggtgtcacaaatcaagatgctgattaaacagcatcattactccACAGGTGTGCGTTGGGATGGTCACTATAAAACGTcgctctaaaatgtgcagtttgatcacaacacagtgacacagatgtTTTAAGTTTTGAGGGAGCGCGTCATTGGCACTGCTGACTGCAgaaatgtccaccagagctgttacCTGTGAACTGGAAACATGTCTTCAATGTTGGCACTACATCCAACCGACCTCACAACCACAGATCACATGTAACCGCACCAGCTCAGGACTTCCGCATCCAGCGTCTTCACTCGCGAGATTGTCAACAGCGAACACCTGATGCAACAACTGGTTTGCATAACCGAAGACGCACGCTCGTCATCTGAAGGGTCTTAACCTGAAAGCAGTTTGTCACCGTAACCAAACTGTGGAGGTGTGAGGATGGTTGGATGTAATGCTAAATTAACGGGAACGATATTGGAGGAAGCTTATagtagtgaaatgaacattcagctgtggtggacattcctgcagtcaacATGCCAATAACACACTCCCtcaaaacttaataaaaaatatattttgatttttttatactttttattcatCCAgtatacatattattttttatttctttatgatgTACACGTACATGAATTGAAGAATTACTGTGATTCTGTGCCTTGAAAAAACgttggctccccctgctgggatACACTTTATAATTTGACTTATAATTAACCCCACATGTGTGCTTCCTTTGTAATATTGCCAAATCTACACGCTGAAGAAGTGTGTTTGGCCTTAAGTTTGGTGACAGAAAAGTTATAATTGGAGTGCTGTTTGGATCTTTTACTGTATTGATACCCAGTCTCAAAAAGTTTACTCCCGAGTGAGCGCGTtgtgtcttatttttacattgtgttgtgaccatcccaacgcacacctgtgtagtaatgatgccgTTTAATCAGGTTCTTGATTTATcgcacctgtcaggtggatggaatATCTTGGAAAAGCATGTGCTTACTAACTTGgatttttaccaaaaatattCCCAAAAATTAAGATGAACtgaaagtgcataaaaaatgtcTGGGATCTTATGAAAAttgggaacaaaaacaaaagtgtgtaaATTTCTAATACGTTAATGCATTAATGAATAATACTGCTGCTCTTCTGTTTACGTTTCTCTTCCCGTCTCCAGGAGTTTTGCGACGCCTGGTTGGCGCAGGACACCGACAAAGCTCGCTTCATGGCACGGATCTTCCGCCACAGCATCGAGGCGTCGCAAAGCGAGCGCCTCCAGAAAGAGTTTGTGGCCGGCACGGGTTTTGTCTCCTGTGACTCGTACGCCATGGCAGCCGCAGTGGACGATTCGTTCATCACAGAGAGCGACCATTATCCAGTGAGCGTGGAGCTGACGGGCACACACACCAGAGGCATGATGGTCGTAGACACTGTGGGCTTCCTGAAGAAGACTCACAAGGCTTTTATCATGAAGAAGGTGGATATGGAGAAGTTCAAGCAGATGATGATGGCGGCCTTACAATAAGGCAGCGTTGGTGACCAGCACGGCTGTTTCCGTCCACTTGTTTTggctcagtttttgtttttcctctgaatGAGCTTTGAAGTTACAACTCACAATGAGTCATCTCTCTGTTAGTGTTTTTAGTAATGAGCCAACATACTAACTGTAACGGTCTCTCGCAGGAAAGACTGGGACTAAAGACTAATTTtgtacaataaaatattaattcttATGGAAGACTTATTCCTGTATGGATATACCTCATTTGTATGATGACACCttcattaaaagtttttaattttaaactagAAATCTTCTTCGTCAGTCACATGATTTTGATGACAGGGACtagtccattttttttaaaaaactctttacattttatttattatttatgttgaatatatattttttcatagcACAACACACTGATTCATTCAGAAAAACGCCACACACGGTGACAGCTCCAGTTTTTTCAGCACTAAATTTTGCCGAAGGTttgtttatccttttttttccgTCGGTGTTTATTGTTGTCAAACATTTTGTAGTCCTTTGTTACCTTTTCTTTACACGTGTTCTTCAGATAATAAAGTCGCTCATACACTGACCCGCGAGTATGTACAGCTGCTCATCCAGTGTTCACTCGACCACACGGCAGCATCAGCGTCCACGTGCTTCCTCAATTTCCTTTCCGTCCTCTGAATCTTGACCTTGTGTCCAGCTGtcagaagagagagacagatgttgGTTAGTGTGCAGCACAGCTCAAAACAATTAattcaaacattattttgtatGACATATAATTTTTCTCACTGGTCACTTTGGGAAAGCACAGaaaattggtttcttttttttttcatttcaaaagcatgggtaaaaggcaatgagcaactgggcaagaaatgtctcaccaatttgaaaaaagaagtagttttttttttaaaataaaaaaggcaagtaAAGACCAGAGAACTAtgtttctaattattataattttatatttaaaattatttgtactgatttttcagaattttaagcaaaacaaatcattcaattagttttttcttttctttttttttacttgttttcaggcaattttcttgcactttttgctaatttattgCTCATTTCTAGGTTATTTCCTCTTTaagtgctcattgccttcttccaatgttttttttttttttttgataaatgaagccaatttgctcaggtttcacagggttaaacaCACACCAGCAAAGAGGGAGATAAAGCATTCACTGTTTTCTTCACTTCTCAACAGTTTCCAGATACATAAATGCTTTCAAAAGTGGGATGTAGTTACAGCGGACTCACCATTGACCTCTTGCACTCAAAGAAGGCTGTCTGCAGGGCTTTACAGTGGCCTTCCTTCAGACACTCACTGGGCATCTTCCCCTCCTGACAAATTAAGAGACCAGTCAGATTACACAGGACACTTCCCATGAGCAAAATGTGCATCCTCTCCCACATTTAGACAAATACATCTGATGCTAAAACAGTCATAAATCCCAATAACGCTCCGCATCAATGGCGTCAGTTTAGCTGACGGTAATGGTTGCCCACATAACGTtaactaaaattaaaagtatttatggaggttttaaaaagttaattttaacgCCGAATTGAACACCGTCTCACATCGAGTCGATTGATATATCATTCATTATATTTACAACTCGGGtaataatatttgatattaaattGTAAGTTTTTACAATTGACTTTGGCGTGACATGTAACGGCAGAGTAGCGGTGTGACGTTACAAAGTTGGCTATAAATGTGACTTAAGCACTAAGTGGGGTTAGTCGTACAGTGACTGGCTGGGATTAAGGGAAACACATGGACAGACGATTTTGACTTCAattcttaaatttattttaactattttttaaaaaatgtcttgactGAGATTGGCCATTTGAGTAACCTCAGAGCTACGTCTTGGGTTATGGTTAGTCGTTACATGGATGACTGCTTGGGGTTAAGGGGGACAAATCCACAAATTATCTCGTAATTCATCTCCAAGAGTCTGCAGACGTCTTGCCAACATTGTTATGAACCGCAGCGCCTTGTTTCACGCACCTGTGCGTTATGACCACTGAGCAGAGGACGTTTTCTTACCTTTACGACGCAGTCGTGCTGAAGGAGACACGCTTTGAAGTCCTCTCTGATGCCCGCGCAGGCTCTGCTGTCTTCCTCTTTATCCTCATAATATTTCGGCATTGTGCAGAATCCACTTTAATACTAATATTCTCGTATTCATGAATTAACAAGAGCGAGAATCGGCTAGTTGACGGCGCCACTGTTATGTATTGAACCAGTAagccaccatgtttttaaaactgcatgATGGGAAAACGGATGTGCTTTGCACAAAAAAGTGCATGCTGGGAaggtttgtagttttttgtccCCCCCGTTactttgtttaaccctttgaagcctgagcaaattggctttatttctttctaaaacatgggaggaaggcaatgagcaacgaaagaagaaatgacctcagatttagcaagaaatcaataaaaacgtcaagaaaagtacctggtaatttcaaaaaatgtaattatgatcattagaaatatagtttttcccttggTCTTCTTCTATTTTACCTATACATTTTCCCAAGCTTTTCaaaaatttgttgttgttttttttgcattttgtagtACATTTCTCACccagttgcccattgcctttacTCCctgtttttgaattaaatcacatcaatttgctGAGGGTTCAAAAATTTAaacgtgctgctttcagatgcctttcacaaaagAAGTGACGTCtctcaaggtttcaaagggttaagtgaaaaggaaaaaaaaaatacatataattttcTGGTCGTGTTTGTAATTATaatttactttgctttttatGCAGCTGTTCTAAAATCAACCCTGGTGATGCAGATGGCATGAGTAAGTATAACAAAAtcacaacacagaaaaatggcCATGACTTCTAacaacattttatcatttatttcaaAGATGTCcatgaaaaatgatgtcaaaaacatcagaggCAGGCATACACATGTACACGATGAAGGCACATGAACTGATGGGTGTATGGGGTTGTCAGTCaaggaaaattgttttttggtctCCAGTTCACTTTCCACAAATACAGTAGGCGGAGGGGATCAGAGGGATCACATGACCTGTCCatgctgttttcatgcattcagtttctgtttgtatgtgGATCCAGGACGAGAGGGACAAGCAAATCCCGTTAGCAGTATTGAACATGTCTTTCAGAACAGTTTCTTCCTCTCATATTCtcccaataaaaaaacaaaaaattctgATGAAGAGGCAACAAACAAGCAACTTCAGTTTTCTTGAGTACAGCTCTAGCATAGATGGTTTGATCAGGGGGTGGAGGAGCCTGCTCTGacccaaaaacatgttttctaaatTACAAATAATCATGCAATTGAACATGATGTACAAAAAAACTGTCCTGCCTTCATTTCAATTCCACCAAAAGGCACTTCACTACCCCCTTGAATAAAccattgaaatgtaaaatgagtgaattaaaaaatagctTCCACTCAAAACAttggccacacacacaaacaaaacaagtggatttcaaaaaatgaggcagaagagaaagagagagtgagggaaagaaagaagtaATGTTCATtgctttgtttatatatttacaatcaGTGAAAGTACTACACAGCCAAATCATACAACAAAAAGGCGCACACTGCAGTGATCAGTAGTCTTAATGTTCTGTCCAATCGGAAAACAGAGACGCAATTGGACAAAATACAAAGATTTGGAGGAGTCAGTGAAATGAGCAACTAGTGTGGGAAGATGGGAAATTTAAGTTCAACGGTGAAGGGTGTGATGGCaacaaaaaatagtgaaaaagcAGTGCAAATCACGCTGTTTCAGATGCTAATCTGGTACAAAACCCCCCTCTCTTTTTACCACGTTCACTTAGCACAGATATTGTTCTTAAAATCCAATCGCTAattggactgtgtgtgtttctttaaaaatattagtataTCCAGCAATCAAAGTGTAGGCAAGAGTAAGAGATTGGAATCATGTTGCTGAGACAATTTCAAGGGACCTGGATTTAAGGCAcaatttttccaaattttgacCCACTTCAACAGAATCTATTAACAACTGTCCTACCATTCggtctaagaaaaaaaaattaatagtttTAGTTGTTTCACTTCAAGTGAATAGAAACCGGTACAGACTGAACCGAGCTACTTTGCCAGCAGCtgtaataatgaaaagaaaatgtacaatttagaaaaaaaaacaaaacaaaaaaaaacacaacagtacacaaataaaacagactCTGAACTACCATAAACATCTcttaatagaataaaaatatattttacctCTTGTAcaaattaaagatttatttcaaataaattaagTCACCTTCATAGATCGTCATAGCTGtaataatatatcaatataacaatatattcCTTCGGGAAAATGACGCCAAGGCAATGTCTGATTGGTTTACTATAAATGGACACTGAGGTCAAACACGGCCTGTCAGACACGAGGTGAGATAGATATGGTGTCATGGTTTTCTCGATGGATCGGGGTAGTTACCACGGCCTACAGTTTGGTCAACGTTGTTACTGACTGGCTACAGGCAGGATTTTGGAAGCTCGTCCTGAGTTTCAGGAGGAGTGGAGTATTTACGAGTGGCTGACAATACTCTGGGAGTGAGGGAAACATTGTTGTTTGGGCTGGTGTTGATCTAGAGCTCCGTCATCTCGGTCGAGAACGAGGGCAACTGGCCATTAGTGACGACAACATTCTTGATCATGGTGGGCTTCTGCTGGGGCGCTAGTGACAGTGCAATGCCCCAGCTCGCCCGAAGGTGGCAGCATTTAGTAACGGAGGAGGATTTGGCAGCATCTACACCAGTGGCCAGGTGACTGGTTCTCCCCAGACGTGATGATTTGTCCTTGGTCGGTCCGAGCGGTTTTTCTGATTGGGTTCAAAGCTGCTGAACAGTCACTTTGAAAGCCAGAGCTGGAAACGGATGTCTTCACGCACTCCGCCGTTGTTCTTTAGGACAGTAGTATTCACATTCTCACAAATGAATTAAGAGCACACGagtgagggggagagatgcagaAAGAAATCGATCGATGAGAAGCAAAACAAAGTACATTAGGGGGGGAAGAGCGGGGACAGAGAGGTGACGCTCCTCAGACAAGCTCAGACGAGCAACTCTAGTGGGCTCTAATGACTTCACTGCTGGTTGCTAGGTGCCAGAGGCCCTGCGTAAGCAGTCTAGGAGATTTTGGTCCCCCAGGGGCCATGATTCATGTGCCCGCTCCAGAACAGTCAGCCAGCTACCCTCTTTATATGGatctgcaggaggagagcagaacGTCACATGTGTTATTGGACAAAAACAAGGAGGCAGCATGCGTCTGGAGTCATTATCGTTCAACTGGAGATGAAGAGGAGTGTCGTGTGACTGTCTTACCTCACTGAGGATGGCCCACACCGCAGAGTCTTTGAGAACAGAAAGCCGAAGTGCGATGACAGGATTGAAGGCAGGATCTACAGCTCCCTCTGCCACACCCTTCTCAAACTGACCTgtgtgttaaaaacaaacacacaagcacatatgAAGCACTGTGAAGCTTATCTTATCTATAGGAGCAGTGCTCTGCCAATAAGTAACCAGTCACAGGTGCTCATGTGAGGAAAAATCACTCACTGACTCACTGGAAGAATGGGAACTTTATTCTACCACCATATTTCAAGGCAAGGgcgtcttttttttgttttttttaaaggtccagcgtgtaAGTGtctaagtgtgttttctttagtgtatgaTCACCAGAAAAAAGAATTGTCATGGGGTTTTATTACCCGTTGTAACCTGTTTTTTACCTGATGTGAACACCAGACGTGGCCACACTCGAGGAGTTTACTATCATGTTAATGTAGAGATCAAGGCAGAAAAGGCGTCAGTAGCGACAACATCGGTGGAATGCAAGGCCTCTAAATCAAGCCCATCGGGAGTACGTGTCTCTCATGCTGCCAATGTGAGAGATTGATGATGAAAAGTCCCACCAGTACTTCTGCATGTGTGCTCCAGATCTAAGCTGCCCCTGCTGTTTATATACATACCAGTCCATTTGAAAACGACTCAGGAACacgtcaagtttgtaaaaaacactctattttaatgtgaattcCCAGcatagagcttttattttgaaaaatggacaGCTACATAACAAAGACAGCAAACTAGATTGCGTCATGGCCAAATGCAAGTATGACGCTTATTATATGAAACtttgtggaccttgaactaatgactcaGGAAAAATCTGGACCTCGAGGCTGGACCAGTTCAGGACCACAGCTCTGGggccatttatgtttttgcgGCGGCTAATGCGGTTTAAGAGCAGCGTTGccacaatcagaaaaaaaggtgagcacaatTAGCTGGTGCACGGCGAATGGCTtgtctctgacatgccaaacagcatcagagaaacactgatctgACACGTGAAACAGCGTTGTTCAGCGTTTTTACCCTCTTTAATtccctggtccatttgttttggagaggaagagacctctgtggtaAAAACCTTCTGAGCTAAGAATAGTGAAGGAATCTTTACTGGCAGTTCCCATGAAAAGTtccagttggttgcaatctgcagtcctcaccattagatgccacttaatcctacacactgctccttcaaCAAAAAAGCCATGGAACAAAAAACTAATTAGGAAAAACGTCAGCGACAAAATAAAGATGAGAAAAGGGCTGTGGCTGAGAACATTTCACACACTTTTTATATAATGTCTGTGACTGCAGGCACCATCAGTGTGTAATCTGATCCtgatgtttcagtgtgttttaatacacgcacgcgcacacacagatacacacacacacacacagtcaactCCACTCACCAATCCTGTAAAAGCGGTCTTCAGTTCGCTTGTACTTGTCTTTGGTCAGCAGTCCAGGTTCCTAACACATGAGCACAGTGAAAGATGGCCGGTAGATTAAAATATGAAGTGAAAATGTTAATGATTTCTCATCTGAGCAGCACTTAAACAGATGCCAACATCTGTGCCTCCGCTGGGAGTGTGAATCATAATGTGAGAATGTATCGCCTCTGGCAGAGCAAGCGATTCTGTCACGCTCACATTCCTGTCAATAATCAATATGCTACGTCCCTGAGAGCAACCACTCAATGTAATTTAATCAAAACCGTTTGCACAGCACACCACAGACGGGTGACAGactgtgcgtgcgtgtgtgtgtgtgtgtgtgtttccatacCGAAACAGGCAGTATTTCCACTGTGGTGTTCTCGATCTTGTCCCCTGGGTGCTCTTGGTTACCGCTGCGAAACAGGAACCTGCCAATCAAATCAGGCATTCATTTCAATATTTACGTCAATGAATCAGCATTCTTGCACTTTTCCCCTCATGGCAGCTGCCACACAAATACTCAAGTCGGTTGTGGAAAGTACGTTACTTCTGCAAGTTATGTTCATGAAATGAAACTCTAGGTATTCAAAAGTATGTACACCTCTTGTGTCATCAGGGGTTAACTTTCAGTAGGGGATATTTTCAAAGGCTATGTTTCTTAGATCTCATATTCAGGTTATAGCTGCAGGTTTTGAACATATAAAATTCCTGTACTTCTGCCTTTTTAGCCAGCTGAAGAGTCTCACAAGATTTCAGAGCAACTGGAGGATGATTTGAATTCGCAGAGCATGGGCACAGTGTGAAATACGAGCTTTAGTTTGGATTTGGGGTTCAAAGTTTGCaagatttcaaagaaaaatatattatcatGCTTCTCTTACTTTATCCAGGGTtcctacagattttttttacctataAACTTTCAAAACTCCACTTCCACAACTTTTTCATAAGTAGTTTAAAATGGAGGGTCCTATACAGCGTTACAGACACAGATTATTAAGCACACATTTCCCAGGCATTTTTGGAGGATAGAAAACTGAACATCTGACAGATAGATGTCAATGCAATTCGACATGTTTGATTAGAATTTTGAAAAGTCTGGAtgcatttgtttgttgtcaACAGTCATCTGTTTTATGGACGtgtgtaaaaactgttttgcgACCTTCCCTGAACCCGAGCGTCCACGATACTTTAATAAATGATACTTTAATAAATGAAGGTTGATCACCTTTTTGTCCCTTCAAGCTTCCCCCGTCTAAGTGGACGACCCATCACACATCTATGCATGTATAGATGTCCGTATAACAACAACCTTCACCAGCATTATTAAACGACACTGACTGTTAATGTTGGGAATCAACAGAGGCCTCATGATAATGACATTACCTGGCACTTAAGTCACTACACAATATTAttgccattttaaatgttttgccatatgctgagtattgggataacatatattgcaagTTATTACAGTTTTTACCATACAAATTATTTCCCcagaggaaaactttgtcaacatattttttatcatataagataaagttttcagtctgctcATGTCTCCTTAGTCATTGTTTTGTGGCAATATGTATCTAgtggaaggggaaaaaaatatttttttaataggcCATCAAaagtttatctttttattagtaatttttaaaattcaaatagtaaaaaagcgatactttgtgtctgtttatcGATACAATATTGTATCCAGTCCCTACTAACAGtgaaatttcacacattttatgtGCTTCAAATCTCAGTGTAAAAGCATTCAACCGCTCCATAACAGCTTTTCTGCAATATCCCGTTTCTCTCTTTATGTGACAGCTCGTTTCTCTTCTCTATAAAGGAGCACTGCTTTAGAGACGATGTGACGCCAGTGTGGTCCATGTGTATCTTGTGATGCTGGTGACGTTTCAACAGTTATGCACACAACACTAGTTTTTGTGTAATGTTAGACatatttggcaattttaaacattaaccACAGTTATGTATATTCAAAACGGTTTTCCAATTCTAAACCATTTCCAGGCatggaaaaactgtttttctcatttaataGCTTCTGTGAATTACAAGACTGTGGGAACGCCGTtaatctggggaaaaaaaggctgttttgacttaaatgtttacaggtgcattgtttttacttgtattaaaatatttacagagagttggagacagaggaagaatgCCAGCCAGTGACGGATCATAAAGCACGCTGTAAATCTCTACAAACTGCTGATGAGATGTTGTCTAATCAAAAGAGTCTGAGTCAGTGTAATTGGTGTCATTCAAAAGCAGAACAGACACTTCAGAGCCAGACAGTGGAACTCTAGATGGCCCCGTTCCCACTCGCTGCCACTTACATGCTGAGTGACTGACAGTCTCTCACACACTTCTCGTCTCGCCATCCTAACATTATCTTTGCGAAGAGCAGTGGATGCATTCATCGCTGTAAAACGAATCTCCACATGACCAAATATTAACATCCCTTTCAGGTCTGCTCAGATCCGAGCCGTCGGTTTCGCTTTCAGCTCTCTTTATATTCACTGTCTTGCTCCCTCTCTGCCGCAGCTCCACAGAGAGTAGGAGGCCGGCCCGAGAATGCTTATTTTAGAGCACTCTCATTAGCTCAGCCTGATCCCTGAAGAGACAcacagcacgcacacacagcgcACACACTGAAGCTAGGCCTGAATCACATAAGGGCTGCAGGTAGATATACAGAGAAAGATTTTTGCATGTGCAGATGTTTCAGTCatgatgataaaatatgcatgatGCTCACCATATCTGAATGCAAATGATATCCAAACACATCACTTACAGTAAAAGCCCCTCATACGTACTTCTCTATGCTCACAGGGCGGTCAAATTTGAAGAGGATGTAGTCTCCGGCAGTAGGAGTGATGGCCCAGAAGAAGTCCTCTCCTAGGTACGTCTTCTCTAGCGTGTGACCCTGATACACCTGTGTGACATGGAAAACATGTTAAGTTCCACAATGATCATTGATTATGAGGTCAAGGGACATAGcattaaaggtcaagtgtgtaggatttagggagatatataGTATGCAGTATTGGaatagtatgttttctttagtatataatcacctgaaaataagaatcgctttgttttcattaccttagattGAGTCAAAtttatctacatagggagtacTTATCTATagagtccaccatgtttctacagtagcccagaacggacaaaccaaatactggctcCAGATAGGGCCATTCGCATTTTCGTGTCAGCCCCTCTGTAACAAACAGCGTcggaaaaacagatttttttcaatttgaaactgctttattcagtgttttaatcctcgggtccgtttgttttggagaggaagagacctctgtaaATAATTTAGCTCTCAGTAAAAAcctcatgaataaaaaaagtgagCATACATTTAGGGATGTGTGATGATATCGCCAAGTCATAAGCCGATACTAGCTTGTTAATTACTTAGACCTGATGATCACTAATttttaggtggaaaaaaaaggttgatatAACGATATCGATATTGCTtttcagccaaatgagttgttagaTATTGGCATAATGGATATTAGCAAAAATCCAATATAATGCATCCCTACTCACTTTAGCACGTGCTGGACTAGCGGCCTGACTCTGATAAGCCAAATAGCGTTGAAGAAGCATTAATTTGTCACACAAaacttttattcagtgtttttaccggtttaaataaccgggtctttttgttttggagagacagagacatgtttGGATAATTCGGGTCCAAGTAAAAGACTCCTGAAcattaaacactgaaggaatcctaactaAGCTTCAGCTGGTGGAATCTGCAttcttcaccactagatggcactaaatccccctaaatgttacacactgttcctttaaatgtattgtagtttttttaaagaacagtaAAGTACAGATAACGACAATTTAAAGATCCAGAGTTAATATACTTTCAATGGGGCCCTGTCATGATACCTTCACTGAAGTGGAAACCTCAGCTGGGGGGTTGACGTGCATCTTGTGGAGCAGTGGCTTTAGGAAGTCCTTGTCctgcagacaaagacagaggaaaCCAATATTTCTACACCGGAAGAAACGTCTAATGTTGTTGCAAATAAATGACTGTGAATGTGTGAGACTCACTGTGAGTTTTTGGATCTTTCCAGCAAGGGAAGAATGGAGTCCCACGTGTTGAAACAGGGAGGGTCTGAACCGCACACGCAGGCTGGACTTCTGCCGCTCGcagtgtttcttttaaaaaggaaaatgaagaaatgatgaGACCCATTTCCCTTACAATGACACTCATCATATCAATACAGTAATCACAGAACATACCGCATCTTTCTCTGGATTGCAGACTTTGACCCAGAGGATGTGGTCCAGCAGCCAGTCGATGGGCTTCTCCTTGTAGAACATGAAGATGAACTCAACAATGAGGTTTAGGTCTGGAGCCTGGAACATTTTTcctgaaggagagaaagaacaaGGACGGTTTATAGATATCCTGCACAGAAGCAGTCAGCATCCTTTACAACgagaatattaaaacattaatctgaacaaaaacaaaacgagaaaaaaacagattcacttgggttaaaaataaacaaattccTCATTAACATATTGTAGTGATGAGCTTACTTTGGATTTGCTTTCCCCTGCCAAATCCAAAGTTCTCACACcttctgaaaaaataaattcaattacTTTTCAAGGACTTCACAAGCCAAATTCCCTCAAATTCAACACGGATTTGAGACACGGATCAAGGTTAATTACTGTTACAACACTGAGAATTTCTACAATAAGTGGCCGATTCTACAGCTGCTCACAGAcaattaaaatgacagaaagaggCTTGAATGTGTGAAGCATAGgctgtttataaagatggatAACACATATCAT is a genomic window of Plectropomus leopardus isolate mb chromosome 10, YSFRI_Pleo_2.0, whole genome shotgun sequence containing:
- the LOC121948987 gene encoding cytochrome c oxidase assembly factor 5, whose protein sequence is MPKYYEDKEEDSRACAGIREDFKACLLQHDCVVKEGKMPSECLKEGHCKALQTAFFECKRSMLDTRSRFRGRKGN